A window of the Coprobacter fastidiosus genome harbors these coding sequences:
- a CDS encoding NYN domain-containing protein, producing the protein MKDNKDLKLAVLIDADNIPYSNVKGMLNEIAKFGIPTIKRIYGDWTKPTVSGWKSSLLENAITPIQQYSYTTGKNATDSAMIIDAMDILHSEKVDGFCIVSSDSDFTRLATRLRESGMLVIGIGEKKTPNPFIVSCDKFIYLEILKVGDTDLPGKKDFGVDLSVQSEATEKEVIGKDLINLFRTTIDDLADDTGWAFLAEVGGLIMKKKPDFDPRNYGFLKLTPLMKSLDKYFQIEEREVENKRIKHIYVKNI; encoded by the coding sequence ATGAAGGATAATAAAGACTTGAAGTTGGCGGTTTTGATAGATGCGGATAATATCCCGTATTCGAATGTAAAAGGAATGTTGAATGAGATTGCCAAGTTCGGTATTCCGACAATTAAACGAATTTATGGAGATTGGACGAAACCTACAGTTTCCGGTTGGAAATCTTCTCTTTTGGAGAATGCAATCACTCCGATTCAGCAGTATAGTTATACTACAGGAAAGAATGCTACCGACTCGGCAATGATTATCGATGCCATGGATATATTGCATAGCGAAAAGGTCGATGGCTTTTGTATTGTTTCCAGTGATAGCGACTTTACCCGATTGGCTACACGGTTACGGGAATCGGGGATGCTTGTTATCGGTATCGGTGAAAAGAAAACTCCGAATCCTTTTATCGTGTCATGTGATAAATTTATTTATTTGGAGATTTTGAAGGTCGGGGATACTGATCTTCCGGGTAAAAAAGACTTTGGAGTTGATCTTTCGGTTCAGTCGGAAGCTACAGAAAAAGAGGTTATCGGGAAGGATCTGATCAATTTGTTCAGAACGACTATTGATGATTTGGCCGATGATACCGGTTGGGCATTTCTTGCTGAGGTGGGAGGTTTGATTATGAAGAAGAAACCTGATTTTGATCCCCGCAACTATGGTTTTTTAAAACTGACTCCGTTGATGAAGTCTTTGGATAAATATTTTCAGATAGAGGAACGTGAGGTTGAGAACAAACGTATCAAACATATTTATGTGAAGAATATATAA
- a CDS encoding carbohydrate kinase family protein, which translates to MNDVIVGMGEVLWDMLPEGKKIGGAPANFAYHVSQYGFDGYVVSAVGDDKLGNEILESFNNRRLNYLIQRVPYPTGMVQIELDEAGIPCYEIKENVAWDNIPFTVDLEKLAKKTRAVCFGSLAQRNTVSRETINRFLDVMSDAAGQYRVFDVNLRQGFYDKEILCNSMKRCNILKINDEELIAVSRMFEYPGINLEDKCRALLSEYGLEILILTCGVNGSYVFTRENVSFVNTPKIEVADTVGAGDSFTATFISSILKGKSIREAHELAVEVSAYVCTQNGAMPELPISIKSRLL; encoded by the coding sequence ATGAATGATGTTATTGTAGGAATGGGAGAAGTATTGTGGGATATGCTGCCTGAAGGGAAAAAGATTGGCGGAGCTCCTGCAAATTTTGCTTATCATGTGTCGCAATATGGTTTTGACGGCTATGTCGTGAGTGCTGTCGGTGATGATAAGTTAGGTAATGAAATTTTAGAAAGTTTCAATAACAGGCGTCTTAATTATCTGATTCAAAGAGTTCCTTATCCGACCGGTATGGTACAGATCGAGTTGGATGAAGCCGGAATTCCCTGTTATGAGATAAAGGAGAATGTAGCGTGGGATAATATTCCCTTTACGGTTGATTTGGAAAAGTTGGCAAAGAAGACTCGTGCGGTTTGTTTCGGTTCATTGGCCCAACGGAATACTGTCTCTCGTGAAACGATAAACCGCTTTCTTGATGTTATGTCCGATGCGGCAGGACAATACAGAGTATTCGATGTGAATTTGCGGCAGGGGTTTTATGATAAGGAAATTCTCTGTAATTCTATGAAAAGATGCAATATCTTGAAAATTAATGATGAAGAGTTGATCGCGGTGAGTCGTATGTTTGAATATCCGGGCATCAATTTGGAGGATAAGTGTCGAGCTCTTTTATCAGAGTATGGTTTAGAAATTCTTATCTTGACATGTGGTGTAAATGGAAGTTATGTTTTTACTCGGGAGAATGTCTCTTTTGTGAATACTCCGAAAATTGAGGTTGCCGATACAGTAGGTGCCGGTGATTCTTTTACGGCAACGTTCATTTCTTCGATTTTAAAGGGGAAAAGTATACGGGAAGCTCATGAACTGGCGGTTGAGGTATCTGCTTATGTGTGTACTCAAAATGGGGCTATGCCTGAGTTGCCGATCTCGATAAAGTCCCGATTACTTTGA
- a CDS encoding Bax inhibitor-1/YccA family protein — MDTNYVSSYEMKAAQATLLKNVYLWMTVALAITGITALAVVNSPTLSSLLFSGRATFFILLIAELGLVWYVSARIMSLSFTTATGLFMLYSLLNGLTLSVLFAVYTRSSIASTFFITAGTFGAMSLYGYFTKKDLSSWGNILIMAVIGLIIASVVNIFMQSAMIYWIITYAGVLIFVGLTAYDTQKIKQMLANQEINEQTQKLALLGALSLYLDFINLFLYLLRIFGDRK; from the coding sequence ATGGATACGAATTATGTTTCAAGTTATGAGATGAAAGCCGCACAAGCGACTCTTCTCAAAAATGTTTATTTATGGATGACCGTGGCATTGGCTATTACGGGAATTACGGCGTTAGCCGTAGTAAACTCTCCGACATTGTCATCTTTGCTTTTCAGCGGTAGAGCTACGTTTTTTATTTTGTTAATAGCAGAACTCGGTTTAGTATGGTATGTTTCGGCGCGAATCATGTCCTTATCCTTTACTACGGCGACCGGTTTGTTTATGCTTTATTCCTTATTAAACGGCCTTACGCTGTCTGTCCTTTTTGCCGTTTATACTCGTAGTTCGATAGCTTCAACCTTTTTTATTACGGCCGGAACTTTCGGAGCGATGAGTTTATATGGATATTTTACGAAAAAAGATTTGTCTTCTTGGGGAAATATCTTGATTATGGCGGTTATAGGTTTGATTATTGCATCGGTGGTTAATATCTTTATGCAGAGCGCAATGATATATTGGATCATAACCTATGCAGGAGTGTTGATTTTTGTCGGTCTGACAGCTTATGATACACAAAAAATCAAACAGATGTTGGCTAATCAGGAAATAAATGAGCAGACCCAGAAGCTGGCATTGCTGGGAGCTCTGTCGTTATATCTTGATTTTATTAACTTGTTCTTGTATTTGTTGCGTATTTTCGGGGACAGGAAATAA
- a CDS encoding fumarate hydratase, which produces MATKPFKYQEPFPLGKDTTEYYLLTKDGVSVETCHGKEVLVVEPEALTHLANTATRDVAFMLRREHNEMVAKILHDPEASENDKYVALTMLRNAEVACKGQLPFCQDTGTAIIVGKKGQQVWTGGGDEEALSLGVYKTYTEENLRYSQNAPLDMYKEVNTGCNLPAQIDLYAVDGMEYKFLFVAKGGGSANKTYLFQETKALLNPDTLVKFLVEKMKTLGTAACPPYHIAFVIGGTSAETNLKTVKLASTKYYDNLPTSGNEYGRAFRDVELEKVVLKAAQESGIGAQFGGKYFAHDVRIIRMPRHGASCPVGMGVSCSADRNIKAKITKDGLWIEKLDDKPGELIPEELRQAGEGNAVKIDLNRPMKEILAELDKYPVATRLSLNGTIIVGRDIAHAKIKERLDAGEDMPQYLKGHPIYYAGPAKTPKGMASGSFGPTTAGRMDSYVDQFQSKGGSMIMIAKGNRSQQVTDACKAHGGFYLGSIGGPAAILAQNNIKKVECLEYPELGMEAIWKIEVEDFPAFILVDNKGNDFFKQIKPRCNGGCKL; this is translated from the coding sequence ATGGCGACAAAACCTTTTAAGTATCAAGAACCTTTTCCTCTGGGAAAAGACACTACCGAATATTATTTGCTTACCAAAGATGGTGTATCGGTAGAAACCTGCCACGGTAAAGAAGTTCTTGTGGTAGAGCCCGAAGCGCTTACCCATTTGGCTAATACGGCAACCCGTGACGTAGCATTTATGTTGAGACGCGAACATAACGAAATGGTAGCCAAAATACTTCATGATCCTGAAGCCAGCGAAAACGACAAATACGTAGCGCTCACCATGTTACGAAATGCAGAAGTTGCATGTAAAGGACAACTTCCATTCTGTCAGGATACCGGAACGGCAATTATTGTCGGGAAAAAAGGCCAACAGGTGTGGACAGGAGGTGGCGATGAAGAAGCTCTTTCTTTAGGTGTGTATAAAACCTATACCGAAGAGAACCTTCGTTACTCGCAAAATGCGCCGTTAGACATGTACAAAGAAGTAAATACCGGCTGCAATCTTCCCGCACAAATCGACCTTTATGCCGTAGACGGGATGGAATATAAATTTCTTTTTGTAGCCAAAGGCGGTGGTTCTGCCAATAAAACTTACTTGTTTCAAGAAACAAAAGCTCTGCTTAACCCCGACACTCTGGTTAAATTCCTTGTCGAGAAAATGAAAACTTTAGGAACGGCAGCATGCCCTCCTTATCATATAGCGTTCGTAATCGGCGGAACTTCAGCCGAAACCAATCTGAAAACGGTAAAACTGGCATCGACCAAGTATTATGACAATCTTCCTACAAGCGGGAATGAATATGGTCGGGCATTCAGAGATGTCGAACTCGAAAAAGTAGTTCTCAAAGCTGCTCAAGAATCTGGTATCGGAGCACAATTCGGCGGCAAATATTTTGCACATGATGTACGAATCATACGCATGCCCCGACACGGAGCTTCTTGTCCGGTAGGTATGGGAGTTTCTTGTTCGGCAGACCGAAACATTAAAGCTAAAATCACCAAAGACGGACTTTGGATCGAAAAACTTGATGATAAACCCGGAGAACTGATTCCGGAAGAATTACGTCAGGCAGGAGAAGGCAATGCTGTTAAAATAGACTTGAACCGTCCGATGAAAGAGATTCTTGCCGAACTCGACAAATATCCGGTTGCTACGCGACTTTCTTTGAATGGAACGATTATCGTCGGTCGTGATATCGCCCACGCAAAAATCAAAGAACGCTTAGATGCCGGTGAAGATATGCCTCAATATCTGAAAGGCCATCCGATCTATTATGCCGGTCCGGCAAAAACACCTAAAGGAATGGCATCCGGATCTTTCGGTCCGACAACAGCAGGCCGAATGGATTCTTATGTCGATCAATTCCAATCAAAAGGAGGATCGATGATCATGATAGCAAAAGGTAACCGCAGCCAACAAGTGACAGATGCATGTAAAGCTCATGGAGGGTTCTATCTTGGAAGTATAGGCGGACCGGCAGCTATTCTGGCTCAAAACAATATCAAAAAAGTAGAATGCTTAGAATATCCTGAACTGGGAATGGAAGCCATTTGGAAAATTGAAGTAGAAGATTTCCCTGCATTTATCCTCGTAGATAATAAAGGCAATGACTTCTTTAAACAGATAAAACCCCGTTGCAACGGAGGTTGTAAACTCTAA
- a CDS encoding SU10 major capsid protein codes for MNKVFKFLKSKDFWFWMVAILVMILLVVIYRDCTFAMAAVIPGVSGGKILTGEPLTTDISRRESEGLLMSEVDKRITKIRPMSTPIDQLSRWTGARRSGSMIVDYYSVDVKPTKATLNVAYTEPTSSDVTAASQKVKLNTTNNDIFEVSETILVQGVKGYEADGVTKSKADLVLYISSKEENGELNVYAINGKKIGSIENCVPSIDKGTTFIRMGRAATELDVQTAQFEALPVKEQNFCQIFKMQVEQSTFQKIANKEVEWDFSDSEEAAIYDMRLGMEKTFMFGVKRMIYDSKKKENVSLTGGIWWQAGKEYEFDPKSELTQNDLIDIMKEAFTGNGGNKRKVLIGGSDFIGRINKLEITKVVSANDDFVKWGIDFSEIKSKFGKLFILYSEVFDDCGMSDYGFIFDPEFISKWAHVPFGSQKLDLKGAGIRNTDALVLTEASCLTLRYPAAHMRIVPKTA; via the coding sequence ATGAATAAAGTATTTAAGTTTTTGAAATCGAAAGATTTCTGGTTTTGGATGGTTGCAATTCTGGTCATGATTTTATTGGTCGTGATTTATCGGGATTGTACGTTTGCAATGGCGGCGGTAATACCGGGTGTTTCGGGTGGAAAAATATTGACCGGAGAACCGCTGACTACGGATATTAGTCGTCGTGAGAGCGAAGGGCTTCTCATGAGTGAGGTCGATAAACGGATTACCAAAATACGACCTATGTCCACTCCGATAGATCAATTATCTCGTTGGACGGGAGCTCGCCGTTCGGGATCTATGATTGTCGACTATTATTCGGTAGATGTAAAACCTACTAAAGCGACATTGAATGTCGCTTATACAGAACCGACCTCTTCTGATGTTACGGCTGCTTCTCAGAAAGTCAAATTGAACACAACGAATAACGACATTTTCGAAGTTTCCGAGACGATTCTCGTTCAAGGAGTTAAAGGGTATGAAGCAGACGGTGTGACGAAATCGAAAGCCGATTTGGTACTTTATATCTCCAGTAAAGAAGAAAATGGAGAATTGAATGTTTATGCAATCAACGGGAAAAAGATCGGATCGATTGAGAATTGTGTTCCATCTATCGATAAAGGTACGACATTTATACGGATGGGACGTGCCGCTACGGAGTTGGATGTGCAGACTGCGCAATTCGAAGCGCTTCCGGTGAAAGAACAGAATTTTTGTCAGATCTTTAAAATGCAGGTAGAACAATCTACTTTCCAGAAAATTGCGAATAAAGAGGTTGAATGGGACTTTTCTGATTCTGAGGAGGCCGCAATTTACGATATGCGTTTGGGAATGGAAAAAACATTCATGTTCGGTGTAAAACGTATGATATATGATTCTAAGAAAAAAGAAAATGTCTCTTTGACAGGTGGGATTTGGTGGCAAGCCGGAAAAGAATATGAATTTGATCCGAAATCAGAGCTTACTCAAAATGATCTTATCGATATTATGAAAGAGGCGTTTACCGGGAATGGGGGAAATAAACGAAAAGTGTTGATCGGCGGTTCGGACTTTATCGGTCGCATAAACAAGCTGGAGATTACCAAAGTGGTATCAGCTAATGATGATTTTGTAAAATGGGGAATAGACTTTTCTGAAATTAAATCAAAATTCGGTAAGCTCTTTATCTTGTATTCCGAGGTTTTTGATGACTGTGGTATGAGCGATTACGGGTTTATTTTCGATCCGGAGTTTATCTCAAAATGGGCTCACGTACCATTCGGAAGTCAGAAACTCGATCTGAAGGGTGCTGGTATCCGGAATACCGATGCTCTTGTACTTACAGAAGCAAGTTGCTTGACCCTGCGCTATCCGGCAGCTCATATGCGTATTGTACCTAAAACAGCATAA
- a CDS encoding phage holin family protein, with protein sequence MDIILDFISSDQIGELKRRAVIILVFWIIMVIAVFIDLWTGVEKARARHEQIYSDKLRRTVAKIGEYWRVQIMFLLFDIVGSFITVYNLPYASMFGTLCIVYIELRSVFENLKEKRSVAADIPEAMKEIINCKDIEKAKELIEKLKGVGNEKK encoded by the coding sequence ATGGATATTATTTTAGATTTTATTAGCAGCGATCAGATCGGAGAATTAAAACGTCGAGCTGTCATTATTTTAGTTTTTTGGATCATAATGGTTATAGCCGTATTTATCGATTTGTGGACGGGAGTTGAAAAAGCCAGAGCCCGACACGAGCAAATTTATAGCGATAAACTTAGGCGAACGGTAGCAAAGATCGGAGAATATTGGAGAGTTCAGATAATGTTCCTGTTATTCGACATTGTCGGTTCGTTTATCACGGTTTATAATCTTCCTTATGCCTCCATGTTCGGGACGCTCTGTATCGTGTATATAGAACTGCGCAGTGTCTTCGAGAACTTGAAAGAGAAGCGGTCAGTCGCCGCTGATATCCCCGAAGCTATGAAAGAGATCATCAATTGTAAAGACATTGAAAAAGCGAAAGAGTTAATCGAAAAATTAAAAGGAGTAGGAAATGAAAAAAAGTAA
- the asnS gene encoding asparagine--tRNA ligase produces the protein METISRTKIADLFKNKPFGTQVNVKGWVRTRRGNKQVGFIALNDGSTIKNMQIVIDLQKFDEELLKPITTGACINVNGLLVESQGKGQDAEIQAEEIEIYGTADPLTYPLQKKGHSMEFLREIAHLRPRTNTFGAVFRMRHHMAMAIHTFFHERGFYYFHTPIITASDCEGAGQMFQVTTMNLYDLKKDENGSIIYDNDFFGKQASLTVSGQLEAELAAMAMGAVYTFGPTFRAENSNTPRHLAEFWMIEPEVAFIEIAENMQLAEDFIKYCVRWALDNCKDDLQFLNDMFDKGLIERLQSVLKDEFVRLSYTEGVKILEDAVAKGHKFEFPIYWGADLASEHERYLVEEHFKRPVILTDYPKEIKSFYMKQNDDGKTVRAMDVLFPKIGEIIGGSQREENYDKLYTRAKEMGVPEKDIWWYLDTRRFGTAPHSGFGLGFERLLLFVTGMTNIRDVIPFPRTPKNAEF, from the coding sequence ATGGAAACAATCAGCAGAACCAAAATCGCAGATCTGTTCAAAAATAAACCTTTCGGAACTCAAGTTAACGTAAAAGGATGGGTTCGTACTCGTCGCGGGAACAAACAAGTCGGGTTCATCGCTTTAAATGACGGATCGACAATTAAAAATATGCAGATAGTCATCGACCTGCAAAAATTCGATGAAGAACTCTTAAAACCGATTACAACCGGTGCTTGTATCAATGTAAACGGACTATTGGTCGAATCGCAGGGAAAAGGCCAAGATGCAGAAATACAAGCAGAAGAAATAGAAATATACGGAACTGCCGATCCGTTGACCTATCCGTTACAAAAGAAAGGTCATTCCATGGAGTTTTTACGAGAAATAGCACATCTGCGTCCTCGTACAAATACGTTCGGAGCTGTATTTCGGATGCGACACCACATGGCAATGGCAATACATACATTTTTCCATGAAAGAGGTTTTTACTATTTTCATACTCCGATCATTACCGCTTCCGACTGTGAAGGAGCAGGACAGATGTTTCAGGTGACTACCATGAATCTGTATGATTTGAAAAAGGATGAAAACGGATCGATTATTTATGATAATGACTTTTTCGGTAAACAGGCGAGCCTGACCGTTTCAGGTCAACTTGAAGCCGAATTAGCAGCGATGGCGATGGGAGCCGTTTATACATTCGGTCCTACATTCCGGGCAGAAAACTCCAATACTCCCCGTCATCTCGCAGAATTTTGGATGATCGAGCCGGAAGTTGCATTTATCGAAATTGCAGAAAATATGCAATTGGCAGAAGACTTCATAAAATATTGCGTTCGCTGGGCCTTAGACAACTGTAAAGACGATCTGCAATTCCTTAACGACATGTTCGACAAAGGACTTATCGAACGGCTGCAATCGGTTCTTAAAGATGAATTCGTACGACTGTCTTATACCGAAGGTGTCAAGATATTGGAAGATGCGGTCGCTAAAGGTCACAAATTCGAATTTCCGATATATTGGGGGGCAGACCTCGCATCCGAACATGAACGGTATTTGGTAGAAGAACACTTCAAACGTCCGGTCATCCTCACCGATTATCCGAAAGAAATAAAATCATTCTATATGAAACAGAATGATGACGGAAAAACGGTCCGCGCCATGGATGTCCTATTCCCTAAAATAGGAGAAATCATAGGAGGTTCGCAACGTGAAGAAAATTATGACAAACTTTATACTCGTGCTAAAGAAATGGGTGTTCCGGAAAAAGATATTTGGTGGTATCTCGATACACGACGCTTCGGGACTGCCCCGCATTCCGGTTTCGGTTTAGGATTTGAACGACTTTTATTGTTCGTTACCGGAATGACAAATATTCGAGATGTCATTCCGTTCCCAAGAACTCCGAAAAATGCAGAATTTTAA
- a CDS encoding pseudouridine synthase encodes MERENKPRRPRIGESKSVAGRDGSVERYEKVDYSRRTENTFDPERRPRINNGERNYNRPSYGENNKRPYNGNRQSSGYNRTNNYGDAGNRSYNNDRPYNKPYNNRPYNNDRPRYNSENNDRPYRPANRPAYGNNSNNGNRPYNNRNNGSYNNNRNGNRPYNNNRPQRRDDYSQQRKRIIYEEINVDPNEPIRLNKYMANAGVCSRREADEFIQQGLVKVNGVVMNELGTKITRSDVVTFQDKVVTLEHKIYVLLNKPKDCVTTSDDPQGRLTVMDIVRNACTERIYPVGRLDRNTTGVLLLTNDGDLASKLTHPKFIKKKIYHVWTDKDVSEEDMQRIADGIELEDGPIHADAVSYATDTDKNQVGIEIHSGRNRIVRRIFEALGYRVTKLDRVYFAGLTKKNLPRGRWRYLTQQEVTMLQMGSFE; translated from the coding sequence ATGGAAAGAGAAAACAAACCAAGGCGACCTCGTATTGGAGAGAGTAAAAGTGTCGCCGGCCGTGACGGTAGTGTAGAAAGATACGAAAAAGTAGATTATTCTCGAAGAACCGAAAACACGTTCGATCCGGAAAGAAGACCCCGGATCAATAATGGCGAAAGAAATTATAATCGCCCTTCTTACGGAGAAAACAACAAGAGACCTTATAACGGCAACAGGCAATCATCCGGTTATAACCGAACCAACAATTATGGGGATGCGGGAAACCGTTCCTATAACAATGATCGCCCGTACAATAAACCGTATAATAACAGGCCTTATAATAACGACCGTCCCCGTTACAACAGTGAAAACAACGACCGCCCCTATCGTCCGGCAAATCGTCCGGCATACGGGAACAATTCCAATAACGGGAACAGGCCTTATAATAACCGTAACAACGGCTCATACAATAATAACAGAAACGGTAACAGACCATATAATAACAACAGACCGCAACGTCGAGACGACTATTCTCAACAACGCAAACGGATCATCTATGAAGAAATAAACGTAGATCCGAACGAACCTATACGTTTAAATAAATATATGGCCAATGCCGGAGTATGTTCTCGTCGTGAAGCTGATGAATTCATACAGCAAGGTCTCGTAAAAGTAAACGGAGTCGTCATGAACGAACTCGGGACTAAAATTACCCGTAGCGACGTCGTTACTTTCCAAGATAAAGTTGTGACTTTGGAACATAAAATATATGTCTTACTGAATAAACCGAAAGATTGCGTGACGACATCAGACGATCCTCAAGGCCGTCTGACCGTAATGGATATTGTCCGAAACGCATGTACAGAACGTATCTATCCGGTAGGTAGATTAGACCGGAATACCACAGGAGTCCTATTATTGACAAATGACGGAGATTTGGCATCAAAACTGACTCACCCGAAATTTATCAAGAAAAAAATCTATCACGTGTGGACAGATAAAGATGTTTCGGAAGAAGACATGCAACGGATTGCAGATGGCATTGAATTAGAAGACGGACCTATTCACGCCGATGCTGTCAGCTATGCAACCGATACGGATAAGAATCAGGTCGGAATCGAAATTCACTCCGGACGAAACCGTATCGTCCGCCGTATTTTCGAAGCTTTAGGATACCGAGTGACAAAACTCGACCGGGTTTATTTCGCCGGACTGACTAAGAAAAACTTACCCAGAGGACGCTGGCGTTATCTTACTCAACAAGAAGTCACCATGCTTCAAATGGGTTCGTTCGAATAA
- a CDS encoding FKBP-type peptidyl-prolyl cis-trans isomerase, whose product MEIIKPGQFVEATYDLFVGAENELMERATKELPLRFVFGADQMLPSFEAKLKGLKAGDKFEFVIPCNDAYGERDEEHVLELNKDMFIVDGKFDEEMIFPGNTVPMMDASGNRLNGSVLEVKENVVVMDFNHPLAGEDLHFVGEIVTVRPATPEELHPSCGGCGGGCNCGDEHHNDCGGGCCH is encoded by the coding sequence ATGGAAATTATTAAACCCGGACAGTTTGTTGAGGCAACTTACGATCTTTTTGTCGGAGCTGAAAATGAACTTATGGAACGGGCAACTAAAGAGCTTCCTCTTCGTTTTGTTTTCGGTGCTGATCAGATGTTACCTTCTTTCGAGGCAAAACTGAAAGGTCTGAAAGCCGGAGATAAATTTGAATTTGTAATACCTTGTAATGATGCTTACGGAGAGAGAGATGAGGAACATGTCCTTGAATTGAATAAAGATATGTTCATCGTTGACGGCAAGTTTGATGAGGAGATGATTTTTCCGGGAAATACAGTTCCGATGATGGATGCCAGCGGAAACCGACTGAATGGTTCTGTCCTCGAAGTTAAGGAAAATGTCGTGGTTATGGATTTTAATCATCCGTTAGCAGGAGAAGATTTGCATTTTGTAGGTGAAATTGTAACGGTGCGCCCGGCTACACCTGAAGAATTGCATCCGTCTTGTGGCGGCTGCGGTGGCGGTTGCAATTGTGGTGACGAGCATCACAACGATTGCGGCGGCGGGTGTTGTCATTAA
- a CDS encoding NAD(P)H-dependent glycerol-3-phosphate dehydrogenase, which produces MNLPGKIAIIGGGTWATAIAKLILNNTDSINWYMRRKDRIDDFKRLGHNPAYLSSVKFDISRIHFSNNLNMTIRNSDTLIFVTPSPYLKQHLKKLKTPLYNKFIVSAIKGIVPDENMIVTDYLKKIYNVPAENLAVIGGPCHAEEVALERLSYLTIGCADTERAKIVANMLNGNFLKTSISQDVEGIEYGSVLKNVYAIAAGICYGLKYGDNFQAVLISNAIQELNRFVNAVNPIDRNICESVYLGDLLVTAYSRFSRNHTFGTMIGKGYSVKTAQIEMEMVAEGYYGTKCIKEVNEKYNVEMPILDAVYNILYNKKSSFTEIRQLTETFR; this is translated from the coding sequence ATGAATCTACCGGGAAAAATAGCTATCATAGGGGGAGGTACATGGGCTACGGCCATCGCTAAGCTTATCCTCAACAATACCGATTCTATAAATTGGTATATGCGGAGAAAAGATCGTATCGATGATTTTAAACGTCTGGGGCATAATCCGGCTTACCTGTCGAGTGTCAAATTCGATATAAGTCGTATTCATTTCAGCAATAATCTGAATATGACGATCAGAAATTCGGATACGCTGATTTTCGTTACGCCGTCTCCTTATCTAAAACAACACCTGAAGAAATTAAAGACTCCGCTATATAATAAATTTATTGTTTCTGCGATCAAAGGTATCGTTCCCGACGAAAATATGATCGTCACGGATTATCTGAAAAAGATATACAATGTACCTGCGGAAAATCTGGCTGTAATCGGAGGACCTTGTCATGCCGAAGAAGTTGCCTTAGAAAGGCTGTCCTATTTGACTATCGGATGCGCCGACACAGAACGGGCAAAGATTGTCGCAAACATGTTAAACGGCAATTTCTTGAAAACAAGCATCTCTCAAGATGTCGAAGGAATCGAATACGGTTCGGTACTGAAAAATGTATATGCCATTGCTGCAGGAATTTGTTACGGATTAAAATACGGTGATAATTTTCAGGCAGTATTAATTTCAAATGCCATTCAAGAATTAAATCGTTTTGTCAATGCCGTGAATCCGATAGACAGAAACATCTGTGAATCGGTTTATCTCGGAGACCTGCTTGTAACGGCTTATTCCCGATTCAGCAGAAATCACACATTCGGCACGATGATAGGCAAAGGGTATTCTGTAAAAACAGCACAAATCGAAATGGAAATGGTGGCAGAAGGCTATTACGGCACTAAATGTATTAAAGAAGTAAATGAAAAATACAATGTCGAGATGCCTATACTCGATGCTGTATATAATATCCTTTACAATAAAAAATCATCTTTTACCGAGATACGGCAACTCACCGAAACATTCAGATAA